DNA from Mustela nigripes isolate SB6536 chromosome 14, MUSNIG.SB6536, whole genome shotgun sequence:
GGGTGAGTCTAGggtttgggtcctgggattgggttaAGGGTGCATTTCAGGGGATGCCTAGATTCACGAGGGTGAGGCATAGTGAGGGGCGGGGAGCTGCAAGTAGAGGAAGAGAGGTACATAAGCCTGAGGAGAAAAATCTGGTAgactttttttataaaaaaagtacCCGCAGAGTTTGTGTGAAGAACTGAGGATCTGAAGTCAGTGTATTTGCCTTTGATAATGGTGGCCTCCTCCTCAGGtaccattttcttacatcagGACCTCTTTCCCTGGAAAAGATGCATTAGTAATTTACACTTTGTGAGAAGAGTTGTATGTAGGGGGGTTATTTTCCCTAAGGgcatgtgtttttaaatactcTCTATAAATGGAGAATGGAAGGTTTTGCCTTTCATTTTCGGTATTTCTGGAGCTTATTGAGAAGTGTTTTGTTGGATGACTTAATTGTTAAATCAGCTACCATGCTGTGCTGGTCACTGGGCTGCCTGTGTATGAACAAGTGAATTTAGGGAAGGCAGAGGAATGGATACTGTGCTCTGTTTCTGCTTGGATAAATGTAGTGTTAGAGAGTATACCTGCATTCCCCATGTCATGTTTGTAATGCTTCCACTGTGTAGGGGTTTATGTGTGGCTGAATGTCAGTCTCGTGATTTAGGAATCTTGCACTTTCTGGGTTACCCCCATCTTAGGCAGTCATTCCCTGACTTTAAGAGGGGCTGGGGTAAAATATTTGTGAAGCCAGTAAATTGTCCCACTTCAGGCGATTTATAATAGCAACCTGCCTGGGCAAGTTTTCATGGTTGTTCTGAGTCTTTCCAAAGGTAGGTGtgttttgtctgtgtgtgttttgcaTATGTCCACGAGGGCCATTTAAACAAATGTAGCTAAAAAGATTGAAcgtaaagaaataaacattttatgttgGGGTTGAGCTGCCCAATAACTGACTGGATCCTTTACATCCAGTAGATGTTTTTAGTGCAGATGGTGCCTGAATGCATGCTCCCATATGCTAATTTTTACATGTTTGCACATGTGTGGCCAGTGCACGTATATGAGGATATCCAAGTTCCTGTGGGTGTGGAGACCCCACATTAGGCTTCAGCCTTAGAAGCACTTCTACCTTTCTGTGGAGTGCTTTCCTGACACTTAGGACAAGGAATCCTGTTGTCTTCAACAACCTCTTGTGTTGGACACTGGTATCCCACCCCTCCAGGGGGAGACCTTGGATGCCTGCACCCCTGGCAGTGCCTTTGAAGTTCTCTCAGATCAGGACTTCAGTTAGGTCCTTTGGTAGATCCAAGAGAGGTCTCATGGGCAGTGGTGACTAATATTGGGTCCATCTAACTCAGTAAGTGTTCTAGGGCAAAGGTTGAGTTGGGATGAAAGTACAGGGAAGAAGCAGGGTGTCTTCCCTTTGGTCCTAAACCCTTCCCCCTAACAACTCATCCTCCTGACACTGATCTTTCTACCATCAGGCCTCACTCACCTACCTGCATCAGAACAATGTGTGACCAGCAGCAGATTCAGTGTTGCCTGTCGCTCCCCCAGTGCTGTGTGAAGAATTCCTCCTTCAACCCCTCCCAGTCCCCCAGTGCCAAGAGTCAGGTGGTAGTCCAAGTCCCCTGTGAGAGGCAAATTGTGCAGTGTCCTGCACCATGCCCAGCTCAAGTTTCCCAGGTAAAATGCCAGGCTCCAAGCCAGTCCCAAACTATGCAGGTGAAGTGCCAGGCTCCATGTCAGTCTAAGACCGCACAAGCAAAGTGCCAGGCTTCAAGTAAGTCTAAGACCACCCAGGTGAAGTGCCAGGCTCCATGTCAGTCTCAATTCTCCTGTGTTCAATGCCAGGGCCCATGCCAGCCTGAGGTTTCCTATGTGCAGTGTGAAGCTCCATGCCCTGCTCAGACCTGCTATGTAGAATGTGCTCCCGTTTGTTATACAGAAACTTGTTACCTGGAATGCCCAGTCCAGACCTTTGTACCCTGTCCAGCTCCTCAGCCTGTCCAGACTTATGTGGCTTGTAGCCCAGATTCCCAGACTCAGGGAAGATTCTCAACCCAGTGCCCGTATCAGGGATCCCAAGTCACATACACCCCGCAGCGTCAGTCCCCCGCTTCCTACAGCAACTGCACTCCACATTTCCGATCTGGGGCTTCCTACAGCACCTGTAACCCACAGTTCCAATCGGGGACTTCTTACAGGAACTGCACCCCTCAGCGTCAGTCTCGGGCTTCATTTAGCACTTGTGCACCTCAGTGCCAGACACGAGAGTCTTACGGGAGCTTCCCTGTCCAGCGTCGCTCCCAGAGCACCAGCAGATGCCTCCCTCCTCGCCAGCAGCAGCCTTCCTACCACAGCTGTTCACCTCCAAGAAGGTCTGAGCCCTACAGCAGCTGTTTGCCATCAGCATCTTCTTCAAGTTCCTATAACTACTGCACCCCACCACGTCGCTCTGAGCCCATCTATAGCAGTGGCTGTCCTCAGGATCCCACTTCAGGCTGCTCTAGGAGATGTGGTCCCAAGTGCCGGGTAGAGATTTCCTCCCCGTGCTGCCCCAGGCAGGTGCCCCCACAAAAGTGTCGGGTTCAGATTCCTCCCATCAGACGCTGCCCTGAGAGCTGTGCCCCACGACCCTCCTGGGGCGCCTCCTGCCCAGAGCTGAGGCCTCGTCCACTCCCAAGCTTCTGTCCAACCCGGCGTCTGGATCAGAGTCCAGAGAGATCACTGCAGCGATGCCCGCTTCCTGCTCCACGTTCATGTCCACGTCCTGCTCTACGGCCATATCCACGCCCAGAGCCACGTGCAAGGTCAgagctccatccatgtcctcCACTGCGGCGTCGTTCAGAACCCTGTCTGTGTCCGGAACCACATCCAGCCCCGTGTGCAGCCCCACATCCCAGATCAGTGCAGCGTGAATTTCCCGAATCACGTCCATGTCCACAGCCCTGTGAGCACCCAGAACCTTCCTCACTTCCAGAGCCAATTCCTCTTCCAGCACCCTGCCCAAGCCCAGAGCCATGTGTGGAGCCTAGATGCTATCCCAGCCCAAGTTCAGGACCAAATGCAATCCCATGCCCCGGAGACCTAGGCTGTCATGAGTCCAGCCCATGCCGCCTGGACACCGAGGCCCCCAGCTGTGGCCCAACTGGTTCTAACCAGTGGCAAGGAAGTGGTGACAGCTTTGGACCTTGTGATCGGATTCCAGAGCCACAGGGTTTCAGTGATTGTGGAGACCAAGGAGGCACCTGTGTTGGAGTGAAAGGAGGTTCCTCTGCTGGAACAAAGGGTGCTTATTTTTAAGGAAGCATGGTTGAGAcatccctgcctcctgccctgaaAATGTCATGCCTCCTTTCCCAGCAACCTCAATTTCCAACATGTtctctgtgcatctcttccaAAGACAGTCGGAGGTTCCTTGATGCAGAGATGATGTCCAAACTGCATTGCATGCCATCTCAGGATCCACACCTTAATCTTGGGCACCTTTCCAGCCTACATCTGGCTCCTCCCCTGTACACACCCTCAGTTCTAGCCAAACCAGTCTGGCTACCAGGGCACATCTGGATGTTCTCCAGAATATACCTTAGGTGTCCCTGACTCCAAGCCTCTGCTCACTTCCTACCTTCCTTGCATGGACCACTTCTCTGCTATGCCCAGCCTCTGAAATCCAGCCCATCTTTCAATATATCTTCCTTGGAgtcttttctgtttgttcctaCCCACAGGAGCCTACACTGACTTCCTAGAACTCATTGCATTGTCTATACCAGCCACTTGGTAACTGCCCTGCAACCTCTCTtgaattatttcccttttaagatgtgtctgtttttcctgCCCAAGTAGGTTATAACCTCCTATTTGAGTTGGAGTGAGAATATCCTTTAAGTCCCATGCTTCTCCTGGGGCAAGCAGCTGCTCAGCAAGGGCATGTGGGTTGGCAGCTTGAGCCATGATCTATCCCAATAGGCAAACCCAGCATCTGGGACAGCTTGAGGCCATGTAACAATAAAGATGATATCCTCAGAGTCTGAGTCCTGCATAATGCCTATTTTTTACCCTTCCTGACACTCTGGGATGagcttctttatttgttttttttttttttcttgagttttctgtACCTTGAGTTCTTGAGTTTATTGTGATCTGAGCTTTCCTTAACTGGTCGGGTTGCCTTGTGGGTTTTCTGTCTCCACTTAGTGTTGATGGGAGTCCACTAGCATCTGATGGGAGAAGCTGGGTGAAAAGGCAGGAGGAATGAGGGACAAGAAGAATAACTCTTGCTCCTCAATCTGGGCAGGTCACCCAGCTTTGGGTgtcaggagggggaggggagtttGAGGAGAACTGGAAGTTCTCTGTGGTATTCCACACAGGGTACCCCCTTCTTTTGTAAGAATAAACTAttagaacttttcttttctttctttctttttttttttttttttttgacatcatAGAAAAGGGAACTTCCAAGGTTGTCTTTGCATTCCTCCATCACTCCTGAATCCCACTGGGCATAAATGGTCTTGGCAGGATGAAGGTGGGGGtttggagggcaggagagagaagggtgCCTCTTCTTGCCACTCCCTGCCTATAAGATGGGTGCTGCATAATGAATGCATTTGCGGAGAGCCTTTCCCCAAGGGTTACAGTGCCACCAGGGTCTATAGAGAATAAAGGGGGTCCTCTTAAGAGGACAGCAGGGGGTGACTCTGGCCTGGACTCACAGATCCAGCTCCACAGTTGGACACCACAGATCTATGGCCTGGCTCTGGAATGTCTTTTCCTTGTCCCAGAGATCAGGTGCTGCAGCGTCAGAGGCAGAGACCCAAGGGACACCTGGCAGAGGAAAACTGAAGTTCTTTATGTGaagtccatttttttattttatgtgaagtCATTCATATAATGtggattcattcatttttttttccctactaacAAATATTCATTGCTTACCCATGAGGTAGGAACTGGTACAAGGGACAGAAATACCTCTTCTTAGTTCTCAGAGAGCTTATAGTCTAGAGCACTGGCTCTCAGGGTGGTACCTGGGCCAGCAGCATCAGCACCACCTGGGACCTTGTGACAAAGATACATCACCCATGCatcaccccagacctactgaagcAGAGACTCTGGGGTGAGGCCTGGAAACCAGGTCTTAACCAGCCCTGTAGGTGTTTCTAATGCCCAATAATGTTTGGTTGTTACTACCTTAGTAAAATACCTTACACAGGTAGaacatgaatatatgtatatgtatatgtgtgtgtgtgtatgtgtgtatatgcgtgtgtgtgtgtgtatatgcgtgtgtgtgtgtgtgtgtgtatcttcttcaattttaaGAACAGCCCATCACACAGGCATTATTATCTCACCATTTTGCAGAGCTGGAAAACTAAGCACACGGGTCACAGCCACACAGCCAGACTCAATTCCAAGCCTATGTTATTTTCTGCTACACATGACATCCTTCATGTCAGTTATGGTCCTTGCCTTTTCCGGAGGTATTTCCTGTATCAACCCAGTCATTTTTCTAAGATACTTTTATTGGGCATGTTAATTTCACCAGTTTTACCTTAGCCTCTTCTCTTCAAATCCAGGCTGCTCTAGGACTCCATCTGCCCCATGGCACAATTCCCCAGGGGTTTGGCAGGGCCCAAATAACTCCTATGGGGCACCTCTACTTTTCCATCACTTAGTCCCctctgtggggtggggtgaggcttAAAAGACCCAGATGGGGATTCTCATTACATCTCTCCCCTTGTTCTTTCAAGCATACCCCTGAACAAGGACCCTCTTGTATGGAGGATGAGTGGCAAACAGTCCATCCCCTCAGGACACAGAAGAAACACAGACCTGGATGAGAGAAAAGGGCATTCACTCCTAGGAAACACCACCCCACCTCAGGTTCAGGGTACAGCTCACTACACAGGCTTTTGATTACAATGTCCCATGACATGCATTGTTCTCTAGAGATAGACCCTGGTTCCCCAGGATAAGTAGGCCTGGATATGGAAAGAGATTGAATGATGGCAAAATAGAGGTGTCTCTGCGTGAGTCAGGCAGGATCTGGGACTCCCTCACAGACCAGAGCTGTGCACCAGCTGGCCTCAGGGCCATCTCTCTAGCCAGAGAGGTTCAGAGCTGAGGGCTCCTCACTCCTGGAGCATTAGTCTGAATTGGGTCCTCCCACCTCTCATGACAGGATGCTGAGGTATGAGCCTCTAGGTAGGCCACCTGTGAAAAGTTGCAACCCATCCATGGCAGCTCTGAGGAAAGAGGTGCCCAGGAGTGTGGGTCTGCTGTATTAGTCTGTATGCTTTAAAGCTTGGGGCTTCTAAAATGTATGCAGTGATGGGGCTGCAACTCCAGGAGCATGGTTTAAGATTTTCTATGGTCTTTCAGCCTTGGTTTTGGACAGCCCTTCCAGTCACCCAGTCCACTTCCCACCCTCCATCCTTTCACACATGACCTGCCTCCAAGTGttctgccttttccttctgtAACAATAATTTGAGCAAAACCTGAAGGGGCAGGGATTGGAATTCCAgaataaaaaagactatttattaaAAGCCTTTTAAAGGTGCTCAAAGATCTGTGAGAGAAACTCCTCTTTGAATATCAGACTAACAATCTGAAGCAGTGCGTGGGTTGCATAGTGTGATTTCCATTCCGGGTGAGCAGATTGTTGCCCAGAAATGCCAGTGCATCAGGCAAATTACAAATAGTAGGAAGCAGAGGTTGGCCAGACTCCTATGCTTGCCATTTAGTATGAAGACCTGGCTTCCAAAGATGAGGAACTAGTTAGTCTGAGTGAATGTAAAAGAAATTGGGTCTAAAGAACATGCCTCCCACCCTGCAATCCTGCTTATATCTGTGTGCAGTTCTctatcttttccctctttctaaaaGCCTCCTGCCCTGGGATTAGCATTTTCACTATAGAATGAGGGAATTGCACTAATTGTTCTCAGAATTTCCTTCCAGAACAGGTGGGTTAGCTATAATTGCTCTTTGTCACAGGCATTACACTAGAGTGGAATGACCAACCCACTTAAAGACACAGGACCCCAGAATCCATCCCCAGACctatttaaagtgaatttctaGAGAGAGAATCTGGGGCCTCCATTTGAAAATTATTCTGATCAGTTGAGATAGAAAGCATTGCTGTAGTGATACCCAGGAGTGTGAGTGAGCTTACTCAATATCTATGAGGAGAATTGAAATTTGCACACATATGACCACAGCATGAGAAGGAGGTGGACATGGTGGCAAAAATGGGGCTGACCACTAACTGTTTTTTTATGAGAAGTTTTATGTAATTACCCTATGTGAGAGTCAAATTTTCTACTCTTCAGCCTAGGAGCACATGAAGACCAAGGaatctctgcttttctctcagtTAAATTCCCAACCACTGCCACTCCAAATACCCAGAATTAGGTTCTTATGCATAGCTGAGGGAGTGGGGGTTGTCTGACATATACTACAGATTTCTTACTGGGAAAAGTTAGGCCTAGTTTTGGTATATCTCTCCTTTATCTAGGCATTACCTAAACATCATGAGGGAGGCATTTCACATTCTGCAGTTTGTCCTATAGTCTAAAATAGTcctaaatgaataagcaaatagAACTGTCATGCATAAGGGAATAGTTCATCTCTTAATAATGGAATAGATAGGTAGACAGTAGTAATAAGAAGACAGACAGTGTATACAACATATAGGAGAATATCCAGGTGGTGAACAAGACTTGGTCCCCAGCCATAGCATACTCCTGATTTCTGGCCTGGTTGGACATCCCAGAGGATCCACGTGCCAGTGGCTTGAAACTAGTTAGGAAGAGAGGGTGATGCATGATGATCCATGTGTTTCCCCATCACCAGGAACCATCAAATTCATTCCTCTAAAAACTGAAGCTTCCTGACCTGGAAGACTAAACTGAAAAGTATCTAGAAGGCTAAGAATAACCCAAGCTATGCCAAACAAAGCCTCGCATAATGTTCCTTACATCTTGTCATAGGAACCCTGAGCTGGGTTAACATCTTTCCTCTTTCACCAATATTATATCTGTCAGGAAGAAAACCATTTATCGATTTATATTAACACATCTGTTCATTTGACAAAGATTTACTGAGACCTAGCTATCTGCCAGGAATTGTTCTTGGTCCTGGAAATACAATGGTGAGTTCGGCAGACAGCATCTTGCCCACTTGCAATCTGAGAGACTATAGAGTTTATAAGAGCTTGAACATGGGAGGCACAGGGCACCATGGAAACCCACAAGAGGGGCACTTAAGTAGCTCAAGTGCCTAGAGCAGGTGCTTACAATCTGAAGTGTGAAAGGCAGGTGGCAGTTATTTAATgaatggaggaaagagaagagcattccaggaagAGAGACATCACATCAGACAACAGAGGGAGGAATATTTCCTCCTTATCTCCTTACATGACCATCATTCCTAGTTCCAAACACTTCCATCTTTACCCTGTTGTAATGAACTTCTTATCAATATTTTAGAGTAAGACTTGAGAGGAAACTGACCTAAAATTTCAAGTGACTTCAGGTTATGAGGGAAGATTGAAGAGCATATCTTTCAACATGGGTTAGAATAATGGACCTAATCTGACAAGATAAAATGTAATTAAGATAAAGGTAAAATTCTGAGTTTAAATTAAAGGTCTTATAGCACTTGCAAAAGATGAGTGTATGCAGAGCCACACATACAGAGAAAAGTTTGGTTGACAAAAATTTTAGCATAGGACAAGTGTGAGATTGTCTGTGGCACATGGTGATGAGTTTTTATTCTTCATAGTTAGTCAAAATAGTGTTGCTCTGCTTGGTCCAGACAGTGGTCCAATGGGAGTGAGGCTGGAGGATGATGTGTCAGCCTACTATGCATCAGCCACCACCTGAGACAAGAATCTTACCTCCTTCCTCATACAACTTAAAAAGACTCTACTATGCTCCAATTTATAGACAGTgtcacacaacacacacacacacatacacacacacacacacacacacaaatctactGAGGCTAATTAAATTGTCTTGTCACACATCTGAGACCTGATAATGCTAGAATCCAAGCCCAAGCTTATATTCTCCCAAAATGTGGTCTCCCCTCCTGTGGAAGGAagaataatgttatattttattttattttttagacaggGAGGAGgtgtggagggaaagggagggagagaaccttaagcaggcttcatgcccagcatggggctggacaTGTGGCTTGACTTcgggttccatctcacaaccctgagatcataacctgagcaaaaatcaagagtcagatgcttaactgactaagccactcttGTGCCCCtaatgttttttcaaagaaatagcatGTTGCTCTCTCCCTTCCATTATTTGAAAGGCTTTCtttcagaaaaagtaaaattcagagCTTAAATAAAATGGATGTACATTTCTggctagaaataaaaagtatagttTAATAATCAGAACTGTGTGGAATTGGAATGCACTGTTACTCCTGCATTCAATACTTACTCAAATACTGAGTttttactatgtgtcaggaaGTATTCTGGATTCTTGGGATGTATTAGTGAATGAAATAGACAAAGATGCTTGTTCTCAAGGAACTTATATTCCAGCagaggaaaatggataaaaaatggacatatttaaaaaaatatatatataacattatataggCATCACAGAAGCATAAGAAGGGTAAGAAGATTGAGCTCAGTGTGTGGAAAAAGGGGGCCCAAAAGGGTATAGAACCATGAGTTAGCATGCAGGAATAGAAAGGATATAGGAAAGGCATCATGAGATGAGCTGGaccccagctccaccacttactAGCAGAGAGGTCTTAGCTTTGGCAGTTTTCCTGACCCATTGttccttcatttataaaatgtggttaaaataaaaatatactgctGACATATACCTCTGTCTATGTCACACAGGATTAAATAGGTTAAGTTACATACACTTTGTATATTATAAAACACTACAAATATATCTGCCTTTTGCAGTGAGATATTTACCTGTAAGGGGAGAAGTACAGGGAAGAGATGGTGATTGGCCCAGCTGAGGGAGGCACAAAGGGAGTCCAGACCCAGACACCAAGTCCAGACCCAAGCAAAGCCTAGACAGGCAGGGGGGTAGAGGGGAAGTCCAAACAGAAATGGATGTGGTCAGCTGGGGCAAGTCAAAGGAGGCATGGAGGAGACAGAATTGAAGGAGTGAAGGGATatgggaaggaagacagaagagggCTGGGAGATGGGTAGT
Protein-coding regions in this window:
- the KPRP gene encoding keratinocyte proline-rich protein gives rise to the protein MCDQQQIQCCLSLPQCCVKNSSFNPSQSPSAKSQVVVQVPCERQIVQCPAPCPAQVSQVKCQAPSQSQTMQVKCQAPCQSKTAQAKCQASSKSKTTQVKCQAPCQSQFSCVQCQGPCQPEVSYVQCEAPCPAQTCYVECAPVCYTETCYLECPVQTFVPCPAPQPVQTYVACSPDSQTQGRFSTQCPYQGSQVTYTPQRQSPASYSNCTPHFRSGASYSTCNPQFQSGTSYRNCTPQRQSRASFSTCAPQCQTRESYGSFPVQRRSQSTSRCLPPRQQQPSYHSCSPPRRSEPYSSCLPSASSSSSYNYCTPPRRSEPIYSSGCPQDPTSGCSRRCGPKCRVEISSPCCPRQVPPQKCRVQIPPIRRCPESCAPRPSWGASCPELRPRPLPSFCPTRRLDQSPERSLQRCPLPAPRSCPRPALRPYPRPEPRARSELHPCPPLRRRSEPCLCPEPHPAPCAAPHPRSVQREFPESRPCPQPCEHPEPSSLPEPIPLPAPCPSPEPCVEPRCYPSPSSGPNAIPCPGDLGCHESSPCRLDTEAPSCGPTGSNQWQGSGDSFGPCDRIPEPQGFSDCGDQGGTCVGVKGGSSAGTKGAYF